The sequence TCTCGATGTTGAGCTTGAAATGTTCGAGCAGGTTGAACTCACGGAGGAAGTTCAAACACGCAGCCGCGTCGCTATCGTACTGATGCGTCGAGGGCTCACGTGGCTTGGGTTGAATGTAGAACTGCCCTTTGAAGCCGATCTTCTTTTTGTAGTCCACGGCCATGTGCAGGAAGTGGGCGAGGTTCGACACCTCACGCTTCATGTCGGTGTTGAGCAACGTCGCGTAGCCTTCACGACCACCCCAGAACGTGTAGCCCTCACCACCGAGACGATGTGTGACCTCCATCGCCTTCTTCACCTGTGCTGCGGCGATAGCATACACGTCCGCATTCGGGCTAGTGGCCGCCCCGTGCATGTAACGCGGGTGGGCAAAAAGACAGGCGGTGCCCCAGAGGAGCTTGATGCCTGTCTGCTCTTGAAGCCCTTTGAGATGATCTGCTACGGCATCCAGTGCATCACTGCTGGCCTGAAGATCATCAAGCTCGGGAGCGACATCGCGGTCATGGAAGCAGTAAAAGCCCAAGCCCAGCTTCTGCATCATCTCAAAGCCAGCATCGGCCACACGCTTTGCGTTTTCGACACTGTCGCCGCCATCATCCCAGGGACGCTGGCGTGTGCCCGCACCAAAGGGGTCGGAAGAAGTCCCCTTCAAAGCATGCCAATACGCGAGCGAGAAGCGCAGGTGCTCACGCATGGTCTTGTTGCCCACCACTTCATCTGGATTGTAGTGACGGAATGCGAGGCGGTTCTTGGTCTTTGGCCCTTCATAGACGATGGCCTTGATGTCGGGAAAGTGTTCGTGACTCATCGCGGAGTCCTTGGCGTGGGTGAGTATGTTTTGCATGGCAAAGTGGCGTGCGTATGGGTGATTCGTGGCTGGTTTTGAAAATCTGCGCCGCTTGGTCACCGACCGGGACAAAAGACTCGGTTCAGAATAGCGGTCTGAGTGTGATAAACTTGCTCCGATCCTAGCCTGATCTGCTCCCAATGTTTAGAGACAGGCCGCCATTCTTTGTTAAAATCCGGCCATGAGCCTGCCCCGCCTTCAAGCCGAGTTCTTTGCCAAAATCGCCGATCAACAGAGCGTCCGAGTCATCTTCGAGCACATGCCCGGAGTGTTCTTTTTCATGAAGGATGACCAGGGACGCCACATCGCTGCTAACAGCGCCACCTTCGAGAGATTCGGCATTAAGAGCGAGACCGAGCTCGTCGGCGCGATGGACGAAAAGTTCTTCCCGCCGGAGGTCGCAAAGGCCTACCGTGA is a genomic window of Verrucomicrobiaceae bacterium containing:
- the xylA gene encoding xylose isomerase; translated protein: MSHEHFPDIKAIVYEGPKTKNRLAFRHYNPDEVVGNKTMREHLRFSLAYWHALKGTSSDPFGAGTRQRPWDDGGDSVENAKRVADAGFEMMQKLGLGFYCFHDRDVAPELDDLQASSDALDAVADHLKGLQEQTGIKLLWGTACLFAHPRYMHGAATSPNADVYAIAAAQVKKAMEVTHRLGGEGYTFWGGREGYATLLNTDMKREVSNLAHFLHMAVDYKKKIGFKGQFYIQPKPREPSTHQYDSDAAACLNFLREFNLLEHFKLNIETNHATLALHRVEHELAVAANAGALGSIDANTGDELVGWDTDQFPTNVYMTTQMMLQLLRAGGFTTGGLNFDAKVRRESHEVVDIFHAHVGGMDAFARGLKIAHRIVADGELDGFVKARYATFNSGIGETITSGKATFETLEKHALTVGRVIPTSGRQEMLENLINDYMD